DNA sequence from the Desulfocurvus vexinensis DSM 17965 genome:
CTCGGAGGATGCCCGGGGCGGGTCGAATCTCTGTGGGTTCGGCCCGTAGACCGGGTGGGCCCCCAGATTTTTACGCGTGCAAAATGACGGGTGGGGGTATGCCGCCAAGACCGCCGAAACCATGCCGCAAGCCGGGCTGCCGCAATCTGGCGACTGATGCCGGAGGGTATTGCCCAGAGCACAAGCACCTCGCGGATGAGGCTCTCGCTCTTCGCCGCAGCGCCCAGGACAAAGTCCGGGGAAACGCGGCCAAACGCGGCTACGACGCGCACTGGCAGCGAGTCCGACATCTCCAGCTCAGAAGGGACCCACTGTGCGCAATCTGCGCCCGGGCGGCCGAGGTGGTCCACCATCGTGACGGCAATCCCCGCAACAACGCCAGCGGCAACCTCATGAGCCTTTGCCGCGAATGCCACGAGCGCCTGCACGGCAGGCTGCGCACACCGCACTCAGGACCGAACCCATGCTGAAGACCGAATCCTGGCCCATTGAGCGGCTTGTTCCCTATGTCCGCAACCCGCGCAAGAACGACGAGCAAGTCGAGCGCATGGTCGCGGCCATCCGGGAGTTCGGCTTCCGCATCCCGGTGGTGGCCAAGTCCGACGGCACCGTGGTGGACGGGCACCTGCGGCTCAAGGCCGCCCGCAAGCTGGGCCTGACGGAAGTTCCCGTGGCCCTGGCCGACGAACTGACGGACGCGCAGGTGAAGGCATTCCGCCTGCTGGCCAACCGTTCCGCCAATTGGGCCGCCTGGGACGAGGACCTCCTGGCGCTGGAGCTGGAAGAACTCCAGGCCATGGCCTTTGACGTCAGTCTCACGGGCTTCGACGCCGGCGAGATCGACTCCCTGCTGGCCAAGCCGACCACCGATGGCCTGACCGACCCAGACGAAGTGCCCGAGCCGCCGGCCGAACCTGTAAGCAAACCGGGTGATGTCTGGATTCTGGGCCGCCACCGTCTCATGTGCGGGGACAGCACCAGCGCGGACGCCGTGGACAGATTGCTGGCCGGCGTCCGGCCGCACCTCATGGTCACCGACCCGCCTTATGGCGTCGAATACGATCCCGCCTGGCGAAACGAAGCGCTGGCCGGCCAAAAGACCAAGCGCACCGGCATGGTCCTGAACGACGACCGCGCCGACTGGCGCGAGGCCTGGACGCTCTTTCCTGGCGAGGTGGCCTATGTCTGGCACGGGGCGCTGCACGCGGCCACGGTCGCGGAAAGCCTTGTGGCCTGCGGCTTCGACATCCGCTCCCAGATCATCTGGGCCAAGGAACGTCTGGTTCTCTCCCGGGGGCATTACCACTGGATGCACGAGCCCTGCCAACCCGCCGGGACTATGGTGCAAAAGGTTATTGACCCTGGCGCTGGCTCGCAATCGGCCAGGATCGCAGAAGTGCCGATCGAGACGCTTCGCGCCGGAGACTTTGTCGTATCCTACAACCCCTACGAAAGTGTTATTCGTCGCCGTGGCAGGCAGATCACTCGGTTCGGGGAGCGTCAGTTTGACGGGCTCATGCATACGATTTCGGCTGCGGGACGGGTTACTCGGGCAACCCCTGAGCATCGTTTCACAGTTCGCCTGAACCCAAGCGCTGCTGACAAGCAACTGGTCTACCTCATGCGACGGGGAGATTGGTGGCGTGTCGGTCGGGTATCTCTTTTCAACTCACGTGGTTTTGGACTCGCCACACGCCTTGCTGACAACAAGGGCGAAGATGCCTGGATCATCTCGGTGCATGACAATGCTATCGAAGCCCAATGTGCGGAGCAGGTTCTCTCATGCCGATACGGTATTCCGACAACGCACTGGGAGGTCGATAATTGGACGAAAGTTCCAGCACGGCAGCGCTCTCCCGAGATGATTGCCGGCATTTACTCCTGCCTTAATCTTGGAGCCCTCTCAGCTCGGGCCACGCTTTTGCTTCGCGATCATCGCCTTGAACGCGAGTACCCTTTCATCACATGTGGCGACCAGCTGATGTCTTCTCGAAGAACGACACGGCTGGTGAGAGCATGTAATATTCACCCAGGAGTCATGCAGATCCCGATGCCTTCCACGGGTGAGGACTTCGACTGGATTACCATTACTGGAAATGACGCAGCGCCGTTCAGTGGCAAGGTCTACTCGATGGATGTGGACAAAGACCTGCACTACGTCGCAGACGGGCTAGTGACCCACAACTGCTGGTACGCGGTCAAGGGCAAGGCCCACTGGAGCGGAGACCGCAAGCAGGTCACGATCTGGAACATCCCGTCCAAGGGGCAGGACGCCGACACCATCCATGGCACCCAGAAGCCGGTCGAGTGCATGAAGCGGCCCATGGAGAACAACTCCAGCCCGGGCCAGGCCGTGTACGAACCTTTCTCCGGCTCAGGCACCAGCATTATCGCCGCCGAAATCACCGGCCGCGCCTGTCTGGCTATGGAACTGAACCCCGCATACGTCGATGTCGCCGTGAAGCGCTGGGAAGATTTTACGGGCGAGAAGGCCGTGCTGGAGGATGTCCGATGAGGCGGGAAATCACTCTTAAAGCAGTAGTTCGACGTCAACCCGAAGCGCCTCGGCCATCTTCTTCAGCAGCTCCGTGGACATGGATCGCTTGCCTTTTTCGATCTGGGAGATGTGGGAGTTGGTCACGCCGCAGGCGTCAGCTACCTGCTGCAGGGTCATGCCCCGATGGGAACGCAGCACCCGGACAGGATGCTCTCCAGCCAACAGCCGGTCGGCGACTTTCGCCGGAAAGGTTTCTTCTTCTCCGGACACAAGTCGGCGGTAGAAATCCTCGATGGTCGCGGCGTCATGCGCATCCTCGAGGGCAGTCACAAGGCGCTCGTATTCCTCGATGGGCATCAACGCGAACGCCGGCTTTCCTTCGTGTTCAAGAATCTGGACGCTCATCGATACACCTCCTTGCGCTGTCCGATGTCCACCACCTGGATGACGACCTCTTCCTTTTGGATCAGGTAGATCACCCGCCAGTCGCCGACACGCAATCGATATCCCGGATGGCTGGTGAGCTTTTTGACGTTGGCGGCCGTGAAAGGGTCTCGAGCAAGCTCATCCAGCTTCGTTCGAATGCGCCCAGCCACATCGACAGGCGCTTTTCTAAGAGCTTTCAATGCGGCCGTGGAAAATCGAAGCGCATACATATCCATTTTCTAACTATCAGTTTGAACGCTGTCAACACCGAATCGCGAGAAAACCATGGCCGGCCGTAAGCCTCTCCCCACCAAGCTCAAGATGCTCAAGGGCACGGCGCAGAAGTGCCGCGTCAATCCCAACGAGCCCGAGCTTGCCCCGGCGCTGCCTGAGCCGCCCGATTTCCTTGGCGAGACCGCCCGGGAGGAATGGCTGCGCAAGGCTCCGGTGCTCGCCCGCATGGGCGTGCTCACCGAGGGGGACGATGCGGCCTTGGCGGCTTACTGCCAAGCCTTTGAGCGCTTTGTCGAGGCAGAACGCAAGATTCGTCAGTCCGGGCTGCTCATCAAGACCACCGGCGGCAACGTGATCCAGAACCCGCTGGTGGGGGTGGCCAACCGGGCCATGGAGATCATGCACAAATTTCTGACCGAGTTCGGCCTGACGCCGTCGAGCCGCACACGGGTCGCGGCGAATCCGGCCGGGAAGGAAGATGCTGAATGGGCGGGGTTCGGGAAAGCGTGACGCGTCGCTTACACCTCAAGATATGCGGCGATGTCCCGCAGGTCGGCCAGAATCCGCCCAGCATCTCCGGCATTGGCCCAGGTGATCTCTTCCGGCGCAACACCGAGGTGATCGTCGAGCCGCTCGCCGATCTTGCGCAGCAGCTCTCTGGATTCCTGAATCTTGTTCATGAAGTCGGCAAGGGCTTGTTCCTGGTTGCTCATGGTCCTCTCCTTTTGCGGTTCGCTTGTGGATCAGATGTCCATATATTTTAGCTTATAGCAAGTCGTTCCAGGTAAATAGATGCCAAAGACCACCCATCCATATGCCACCGCCGCCAACCGCTACGCGCGGGACGTCGTGCGTGGAAAGATCGCGGCCTGCTCGTACGTGCGGCAGGCCTGCGGGAGGCATTTGGGCGATCTGGAACGCTCCAAATCCAGGGACTTCCCCTTCCGCTGGGATCGGGAGGCGGCTGAACGCATCTGCCGCTTCGCCTCCAACATGGTGCATGTGAAAGGCCGGGAATGGGCGGGCAAGAAGATCGTCCTCGAACCCTGGCAGTGCTTCATCCTGGCCGTGGCCTTCGGCTGGGTGCGCAAGGCGGATGGACTACGCCGTTTCCGTGAAATCTACGCCGAGATCCCCAGAAAATCCGGCAAGTCCGTGCTCGGGGCCTGCATCGGTCTGTACATGTTCGCGGCCGACAACGAGCCCGGGGCCGAGGTCTATTCCGGGGCCACCAGCGAGAAGCAGGCCTGGGAGGTCTTCGGTCCGGCCCGGCAGATGTGCCTCAAGAATCCCTCCTTCGTCAGTCACTTCGGCATCCACGTCGGGGCCAAGAACCTGCACATCCTGGACAACGCCAGCAAATTCGAGCCGGTCATCGGCAAGCCCGGCGACGGAGCCTCGCCCCACTGCGCCATCGTGGACGAATACCACGAGCACCAGACGCCCGACCTCTACGACACCATGCTCACCGGCATGGGCGCTCGCTCCCAGCCCATGCTGGCGGTGATCACCACTGCCGGCGTGGATACCTCCGGCCCCTGCTACGCCAAGCGCGACGAGGCCGTGAAGGTCCTCGAAGGTTCTCTGGAAAACGACCAGCTCTTCGCCATCGTGTTCACCATCGACGAAGACGACGACTGGACCGAGTGGCCGTCCTGGGAAAAGGCCAACCCGAACCTGGGCGTCTCGGTCTACCCCGATTTCCTCCAGGCCCGGCGCAAGGAGGCCCTGCAGATCGCCTCCCGCCAGAACATCCTCAAGTGCAAGCACCTGAACGTCTGGGCCAACGCCGGCTCGGCCTGGATCAACATGGTCAAGTGGAATGCCTGCCGGGCGGACGTCTCCTTGGACGACTTCGCGGGCGAGCCCTGCTGGGTCGGTGTGGACCTGGCCTCCAAGGTGGACCTCACGGCCATGGTGCTGCTCTTCAGGCGCGGGGACGAATTCTATCTCTTCGGCAGGCACTACCTGCCGGAGGAGACGGTCACCCTTCCCGAAAACGCTCACTACCAGCGCTGGGTGGCCGAGGGGCATCTGGTGGCCACGCCCGGCGCGCGCACCGATTACCACTATCTCATGGACGACCTGCTGGCCTACGCCGACCGCTTCTCCATCCGGGAACTGGCCTACGACCCGCGCGAGGCCGAGATGCTTATGCAGGAGATCCGCGAACGGGTGTCCTTTTCCTGCATCGAGATCAACCAGTCTCCGGCGTTCATCTCCGAGCCCATGAAGGAGTTCGAGGCCCTCTACCTCTCGGGCAAGCTGCGTCACGACGGCGACCCGCTGCTGGCCTGGCAGGCCGCCAACGTGGTGCTGCGCTCCACCAGGACCAAGGCCTATTATCCGGGCAAGGAACGCGCCGAGAACAAGATCGACGGCATCGTGGCCGCCATCATGGCCCTTTCCCGCGCCATGCTCCACGCGGAAGAGCCGTTTGTCGGCATGGAGGTCTGGGACTGATGGGCGTCATCTCCTGGCTCAAGGGCCGCAAGTCGGCATCGGGGATGGCCCTGGAGGACCTCCTGGCCGACGGCTTCTTCACCCAGCCCGCCAAGAGCGGCGTGGCCGTGACCTGGAAGACGGCCTTGCAGGCGACTACGGCCTTGGCCTGCGCCCGGGTCATCGCCGAAGGGCTGGCCCAGGTGCCGCTCAAAGTCTTTCGCTCACAAGGCGGCGTGCGCACCCCGGCCGACGCCCACCCGCTCTACGGCCTGCTCGGGGACGCGCCCAACGACTGGCAGACCAGCTTCGAGTTCATCGAGCAGGTGGTCATGCACCTGGTGTTCTGCGGCAACGCTTTTGTGTTCGTGAATCGCGGGCTGGGCCGCGTTGTGGAGCTGCTCCCCTACGAGCCGCAGCAGGTGACCGTAAAGCGCGACGGCTACGTGATCTCCTACGAGGTGACCACGGACGACGGCCGTCGCATTGGACTTTCCGCTTCCGAGATGTGGCACCTGCGTGGGCCGTCCTGGAACGGCTGGATGGGGCTCGAAGGCGTGCGCCTCGCCCGGGAGGCCATCGGTCTATCCCTGGCCACCGAGGAGCATGGCGCGAGGCTGTTCTCCAACGGAGCCGTGGTTGGAGGCGTCCTGTCCACGGATCAGGTCCTGAACGAGGAGCAGCGCCTGGCCCTGCGCAAGTCCTGGGAGGCCCGGCACGCCGGCGGCGGGAACGCCTTCAAGACCGCCGTGCTCTGGGGCGGCATGAAGTTCACCTCCATGACCGCGCCCAACGATCAGGCCCAGTTCCTGGAGACCCGCAAGTTTCAGGTCGAGGAAATCTGCCGGGCCTTCCGCGTGCTGCCCATCATGGTGGGCTACTCGGACAAGACCGCCACCTACGCCAGCGCCGAGCAGATGTTTCTGGCCCACGTTGTCCACACGCTCTCGCCCTGGTGCCGCCGCATCGAAACGAGCATCGCCAAGAATCTGTTCAGCGAGGAGGAGCGCCGCCAGGGGCTCTACGCCAAGTTCATGCTCAACGGCCTCCTACGCGGCGCGGCCAAGGACCGGGCCGAGTTCTACGCCAGGATGTACGGCATCGGAGCCATGAATCCCAACGAGGTGCGCGAGTATGAGGACATGAATCCCTACGAAGGCGGCGAACGCTACCGCGTGCCCCTCAACATGACCGATCCGGCCGAGCCGGATGACGGTGACAACGCGGAGGATACCGCCGATGCAACGCCTCAACTGTAGCCTGAAGGAACTCAAGTTCGCTCCCGGCGGAACCGACGCCGAGCAGATGACCTTTTCCGGATACGGAGCCGTGTTCGGCAACGTGGACGCCTACGGCGACGTGATTCTGCCCGGGGCGTTCACGCAAAGCCTGACCGACGCCAGATCGGGCAAGGCCGCCTGGCCGGTCATGCTCCTGCAGCACGGCGGACTCGGGTTCGGTGCGCAGGACCTGACGCCCATCGGCATCTGGACGGATATCACTGAGGACGAAGTGGGTCTGCGCGTAACCGGCCGGCTGGCAGAGACTCCGCGCGGGCGCGAAGTTCACTCCCTGATGCGCATG
Encoded proteins:
- a CDS encoding DNA methyltransferase encodes the protein MLKTESWPIERLVPYVRNPRKNDEQVERMVAAIREFGFRIPVVAKSDGTVVDGHLRLKAARKLGLTEVPVALADELTDAQVKAFRLLANRSANWAAWDEDLLALELEELQAMAFDVSLTGFDAGEIDSLLAKPTTDGLTDPDEVPEPPAEPVSKPGDVWILGRHRLMCGDSTSADAVDRLLAGVRPHLMVTDPPYGVEYDPAWRNEALAGQKTKRTGMVLNDDRADWREAWTLFPGEVAYVWHGALHAATVAESLVACGFDIRSQIIWAKERLVLSRGHYHWMHEPCQPAGTMVQKVIDPGAGSQSARIAEVPIETLRAGDFVVSYNPYESVIRRRGRQITRFGERQFDGLMHTISAAGRVTRATPEHRFTVRLNPSAADKQLVYLMRRGDWWRVGRVSLFNSRGFGLATRLADNKGEDAWIISVHDNAIEAQCAEQVLSCRYGIPTTHWEVDNWTKVPARQRSPEMIAGIYSCLNLGALSARATLLLRDHRLEREYPFITCGDQLMSSRRTTRLVRACNIHPGVMQIPMPSTGEDFDWITITGNDAAPFSGKVYSMDVDKDLHYVADGLVTHNCWYAVKGKAHWSGDRKQVTIWNIPSKGQDADTIHGTQKPVECMKRPMENNSSPGQAVYEPFSGSGTSIIAAEITGRACLAMELNPAYVDVAVKRWEDFTGEKAVLEDVR
- a CDS encoding helix-turn-helix domain-containing protein is translated as MSVQILEHEGKPAFALMPIEEYERLVTALEDAHDAATIEDFYRRLVSGEEETFPAKVADRLLAGEHPVRVLRSHRGMTLQQVADACGVTNSHISQIEKGKRSMSTELLKKMAEALRVDVELLL
- a CDS encoding type II toxin-antitoxin system RelE family toxin, coding for MDMYALRFSTAALKALRKAPVDVAGRIRTKLDELARDPFTAANVKKLTSHPGYRLRVGDWRVIYLIQKEEVVIQVVDIGQRKEVYR
- a CDS encoding phage terminase small subunit P27 family, with amino-acid sequence MAGRKPLPTKLKMLKGTAQKCRVNPNEPELAPALPEPPDFLGETAREEWLRKAPVLARMGVLTEGDDAALAAYCQAFERFVEAERKIRQSGLLIKTTGGNVIQNPLVGVANRAMEIMHKFLTEFGLTPSSRTRVAANPAGKEDAEWAGFGKA
- a CDS encoding terminase large subunit translates to MPKTTHPYATAANRYARDVVRGKIAACSYVRQACGRHLGDLERSKSRDFPFRWDREAAERICRFASNMVHVKGREWAGKKIVLEPWQCFILAVAFGWVRKADGLRRFREIYAEIPRKSGKSVLGACIGLYMFAADNEPGAEVYSGATSEKQAWEVFGPARQMCLKNPSFVSHFGIHVGAKNLHILDNASKFEPVIGKPGDGASPHCAIVDEYHEHQTPDLYDTMLTGMGARSQPMLAVITTAGVDTSGPCYAKRDEAVKVLEGSLENDQLFAIVFTIDEDDDWTEWPSWEKANPNLGVSVYPDFLQARRKEALQIASRQNILKCKHLNVWANAGSAWINMVKWNACRADVSLDDFAGEPCWVGVDLASKVDLTAMVLLFRRGDEFYLFGRHYLPEETVTLPENAHYQRWVAEGHLVATPGARTDYHYLMDDLLAYADRFSIRELAYDPREAEMLMQEIRERVSFSCIEINQSPAFISEPMKEFEALYLSGKLRHDGDPLLAWQAANVVLRSTRTKAYYPGKERAENKIDGIVAAIMALSRAMLHAEEPFVGMEVWD
- a CDS encoding phage portal protein, encoding MGVISWLKGRKSASGMALEDLLADGFFTQPAKSGVAVTWKTALQATTALACARVIAEGLAQVPLKVFRSQGGVRTPADAHPLYGLLGDAPNDWQTSFEFIEQVVMHLVFCGNAFVFVNRGLGRVVELLPYEPQQVTVKRDGYVISYEVTTDDGRRIGLSASEMWHLRGPSWNGWMGLEGVRLAREAIGLSLATEEHGARLFSNGAVVGGVLSTDQVLNEEQRLALRKSWEARHAGGGNAFKTAVLWGGMKFTSMTAPNDQAQFLETRKFQVEEICRAFRVLPIMVGYSDKTATYASAEQMFLAHVVHTLSPWCRRIETSIAKNLFSEEERRQGLYAKFMLNGLLRGAAKDRAEFYARMYGIGAMNPNEVREYEDMNPYEGGERYRVPLNMTDPAEPDDGDNAEDTADATPQL